A genome region from Bacteroidota bacterium includes the following:
- a CDS encoding carbohydrate binding family 9 domain-containing protein, which translates to MYRSLLRGVLLAAFYSLLLLLHVQPITAQTEFRPQIKPSLAVSRRAGEITIDGDVSDPGWANAAIATDFTQSFPLPNMKPPVSTRALITYDDDNLYIAMIADDPDPSSIRASRTVRDNGGDNDFMGIILDTYGDGTRAFEIYCNPLGIQEDLFWTQNNEDGSYDIVYQSEAKITATGWQMEMKIPFRSLRFPDLSQQHFHATFWRSYPREKTYKMSWAAINFQVPCPFCQFGTLTGIENIHPSGSLELLPSIVGSQQALRHDGVASLVNEKVEVNPSFGARYALGTATALEASINPDFSQVESDAAQISANTTLALFYPERRPFFQDGADLFNTNIFAVYTRSINSPIVAAKAIIRNEATSISYIGAVDEHSPMLIPLTENTVVLPDVGRSLSNILRVQHSFGDNRVLGMLANVRNYEHGGISGVFGFDGHAQLVENIEVSGQVLYSDTKEQSLTIAGLDTSFDHGKFSDALDGERYNGFAQSYTIQRFTPTLDIQLNAGNMSPTFRTPNGFVTTTDVVYFSDFFGYKWYVQEDHGLMRLLSEFDISFSTNSQFEYNGARKLFAIKPEIDLGFIGQSNLHLYYRLWSERFHSVQFNRLGFFDVYGDTRPAEWLSFSWDVSSGTNIARFLDIPVLARTLDLSFSAKIKPVAGLTIEPNYAYEQLRSEDGSSTLVSGAIYRAKVTYQFSREFSARTIVQYDGFGRALEIDPLLTYQLNPFSSIYLGSSHDYRSFDPNMTTLQPSERHFFAKIQYLIQG; encoded by the coding sequence ATGTATCGTTCACTACTCCGCGGCGTTCTCCTGGCCGCTTTCTACTCGTTGCTCCTCCTGTTGCATGTGCAGCCGATCACCGCGCAAACGGAATTCAGACCGCAGATCAAGCCGTCGCTTGCCGTCTCGAGGCGTGCCGGCGAGATTACGATCGACGGCGACGTCTCGGATCCGGGGTGGGCGAATGCTGCGATTGCTACTGATTTCACGCAGTCGTTTCCGCTGCCGAATATGAAGCCCCCGGTTTCTACACGTGCGCTCATCACGTACGACGATGACAACTTGTACATCGCCATGATCGCCGACGACCCGGACCCCTCAAGCATTCGTGCCTCGCGCACGGTCAGAGATAATGGCGGAGATAACGATTTCATGGGGATTATCCTCGACACCTATGGAGATGGTACACGTGCATTCGAGATCTACTGTAATCCGCTCGGCATTCAGGAAGACTTGTTCTGGACCCAGAACAATGAGGACGGATCGTACGATATTGTTTACCAGAGTGAGGCGAAGATCACTGCGACCGGCTGGCAGATGGAGATGAAAATTCCCTTCCGTTCGCTACGCTTCCCTGATCTGTCGCAACAACATTTCCACGCAACATTCTGGCGAAGCTATCCGCGGGAAAAAACATATAAGATGAGCTGGGCAGCGATTAATTTTCAAGTGCCATGTCCGTTTTGTCAGTTCGGCACACTTACGGGTATCGAGAACATCCATCCGTCCGGCTCGCTCGAATTGCTTCCTTCTATCGTTGGTTCTCAACAAGCGTTGCGACATGATGGCGTTGCTTCGCTGGTCAACGAGAAGGTCGAGGTGAATCCTTCGTTCGGTGCACGATATGCGCTCGGTACAGCGACGGCGCTCGAAGCATCGATTAATCCGGATTTCAGTCAGGTCGAGTCCGATGCCGCACAGATCAGCGCGAACACCACGCTGGCATTGTTCTACCCCGAGCGCCGACCGTTCTTCCAAGACGGTGCGGACCTATTCAATACAAACATCTTTGCCGTCTATACCCGCTCGATCAACTCTCCGATCGTTGCTGCGAAGGCAATCATACGAAACGAGGCAACGAGCATCTCATATATCGGAGCAGTTGACGAGCATTCTCCGATGCTCATACCGTTGACGGAGAACACCGTCGTCCTGCCCGATGTGGGCCGGAGTCTCTCGAATATTCTTCGTGTGCAACATTCGTTCGGCGACAACCGCGTGCTCGGGATGCTTGCGAATGTCCGCAACTACGAACACGGCGGGATCTCCGGGGTATTCGGATTTGACGGGCATGCGCAGCTTGTCGAGAATATCGAGGTCTCGGGGCAAGTACTCTATAGCGATACAAAGGAACAATCGCTCACGATCGCAGGGCTCGACACATCGTTCGATCACGGCAAGTTTAGCGATGCTCTCGACGGCGAGCGATACAACGGGTTTGCGCAATCGTATACCATTCAACGGTTCACCCCCACACTCGACATACAGCTCAATGCCGGAAACATGAGCCCGACCTTTCGCACCCCAAACGGCTTCGTCACCACAACCGACGTTGTCTACTTCTCGGATTTCTTTGGCTACAAGTGGTACGTGCAAGAAGACCACGGCCTGATGCGGCTGTTGTCCGAGTTCGATATCAGCTTCAGTACAAACTCGCAGTTCGAATATAACGGGGCCCGAAAACTCTTCGCAATCAAGCCGGAGATCGATCTCGGTTTCATCGGACAATCGAACCTCCACCTCTATTATCGGCTTTGGTCCGAGCGGTTTCACAGTGTCCAGTTCAATCGCCTCGGTTTCTTCGATGTGTATGGGGACACACGTCCGGCAGAATGGTTATCGTTCTCGTGGGATGTCAGCAGCGGCACGAACATCGCTCGATTTCTCGATATTCCGGTTCTTGCGCGTACGCTCGATCTCTCGTTTTCAGCAAAGATCAAACCGGTCGCCGGTTTAACGATCGAACCGAATTATGCATATGAGCAACTCCGATCGGAAGATGGAAGCTCGACGCTTGTCAGCGGCGCTATTTACCGGGCGAAGGTTACGTACCAATTTTCACGCGAATTCAGCGCCCGGACGATCGTACAATACGACGGCTTCGGCCGGGCGTTGGAAATCGATCCGCTATTGACATATCAGCTCAACCCATTCAGTAGTATCTACCTCGGTTCGTCGCACGACTATCGCAGCTTCGACCCGAACATGACGACACTACAACCATCCGAGCGTCACTTCTTTGCCAAGATTCAGTACCTCATCCAAGGGTAA
- the sdhD gene encoding succinate dehydrogenase, hydrophobic membrane anchor protein produces MDQSVKHLRTYAKGKSGASAWMFQRISGVALVVLTVGHYFMMHYAAKSGHDFGSTADRLAQPIYKGLYLAFITIGMYHGVQGLWNIVRDFKLKPSYTYTILGCLVVFALIFLGMGWNTMLTFDPNKP; encoded by the coding sequence ATGGATCAATCCGTCAAACATTTACGAACCTACGCGAAAGGCAAGAGCGGCGCAAGCGCCTGGATGTTCCAGCGTATTTCGGGCGTCGCGCTCGTCGTGCTGACTGTCGGCCACTACTTCATGATGCATTATGCAGCGAAGAGCGGCCACGATTTCGGTTCGACCGCCGACCGCCTCGCACAGCCTATTTATAAGGGGCTCTATCTTGCGTTCATCACGATCGGCATGTATCACGGCGTGCAAGGGCTCTGGAATATCGTGCGTGATTTCAAGCTCAAGCCATCGTACACATACACGATCCTCGGCTGTCTCGTGGTGTTCGCCCTGATCTTCCTCGGCATGGGATGGAATACGATGCTCACGTTCGATCCGAACAAGCCGTAA
- the sdhC gene encoding succinate dehydrogenase, cytochrome b556 subunit has translation MAYIPNREPVGSWSKIMMAYRRHGGSWAYVLHRISGIGLTTYLFVHIWALSSLTKGRAAFNEEMQTFSSPPFKFLEWALGILVMFHAFNGVRIALVDFGAGAKKQKSLLRLAYSLTIIVVAIMFFLIFHDDLFAK, from the coding sequence ATGGCATATATTCCAAATAGAGAGCCTGTCGGATCATGGTCGAAGATCATGATGGCATATCGTCGCCACGGCGGCTCTTGGGCATACGTTCTGCACCGCATCAGCGGTATCGGACTTACAACCTATCTTTTCGTACACATCTGGGCACTCAGCTCGCTGACCAAGGGCCGAGCCGCATTTAACGAAGAGATGCAAACGTTCTCGTCGCCGCCATTCAAGTTTCTCGAATGGGCACTCGGCATCCTCGTGATGTTCCATGCCTTCAACGGTGTTCGTATCGCCCTCGTTGATTTCGGCGCCGGTGCAAAGAAGCAGAAGTCGCTGCTTCGTCTGGCATACTCGCTGACGATCATCGTCGTCGCCATCATGTTCTTCCTCATTTTCCACGACGACCTGTTCGCCAAATAA
- the surE gene encoding 5'/3'-nucleotidase SurE, which yields MNILVTNDDGINSQGIAALVTALRDIANVSVMAPLGEQSAVGHALTVAMPLRVTEYHKNDAFFGFAVDGTPADCVKLALRTFLRERELPYPDLVVSGINHGRNTAVNIIYSGTVSAATEATVLDVPGIAVSLASYRHSPDFSGAMHFIKQFAPYVAEQGLPKGTLLNVNVPALPPEKIKGMVYTRQGNSYWDDTFERRLDPQERPYYWLRGTYHLVDTHEEADDVALANDKITVSPLHYDLTNHIFLDHMRKQWKELI from the coding sequence CTGAATATTCTCGTCACCAACGACGACGGCATTAATTCACAGGGGATCGCGGCGCTGGTAACGGCGTTGCGCGACATTGCGAACGTCAGTGTGATGGCGCCCCTCGGCGAACAATCGGCCGTCGGGCACGCGCTGACGGTGGCCATGCCGCTGCGGGTGACGGAGTATCACAAGAACGACGCGTTCTTCGGCTTTGCCGTGGACGGCACACCTGCCGATTGTGTCAAGCTTGCACTTCGCACCTTCTTGCGCGAACGCGAACTTCCCTACCCCGATCTTGTCGTCAGTGGTATCAATCATGGCCGCAACACGGCTGTCAATATCATCTATTCCGGCACCGTGAGTGCAGCAACGGAAGCGACCGTGCTCGATGTGCCTGGGATTGCCGTCTCGCTCGCAAGCTATCGTCATTCGCCCGACTTCAGCGGAGCGATGCACTTCATCAAGCAGTTCGCCCCGTACGTCGCCGAACAAGGGCTGCCGAAGGGGACGCTCCTGAACGTGAACGTCCCGGCACTGCCCCCTGAGAAGATCAAAGGTATGGTTTATACGCGGCAAGGAAACTCATACTGGGACGACACATTCGAACGTCGACTCGATCCGCAGGAACGCCCGTACTACTGGCTGCGCGGCACGTATCACCTTGTCGATACCCACGAAGAGGCCGACGATGTTGCCCTAGCCAACGACAAGATTACCGTCAGCCCGTTGCATTACGATCTGACGAATCACATCTTTCTCGATCACATGCGCAAGCAGTGGAAGGAGTTGATCTGA
- the pta gene encoding phosphate acetyltransferase, with translation MTTIESIKARAATLGRTILLGDATDERVLRAAEIARQTKLATVAFVGDAAAIRSAIDVHAPSLRDIQIWSATEYPATEQLIVSYYESRRSKISDIETAKSEVLGDPLLFAALLTNSAVADGVVAGSLSTTASVIRAGLRGIGLAQGVRSLSSMFLLDFPAIGGLRAEPCTLAFADCAVLPNPDAHQLADIALSTASTYAALTGQAPRVAMLSFSTKGSAESDSTKIVRLATEIAKERDRTLTLDGELQFDAAFVPAVAQRKAPGSPLGGDANVFIFPNLDAGNLGYKIAERLGGAQAIGPILQGLAKPMNDLSRGASVDDIVTMIAVTALQTS, from the coding sequence ATGACTACGATCGAGTCGATCAAAGCACGGGCGGCGACACTTGGAAGAACCATCCTTCTCGGCGATGCAACCGACGAACGCGTCCTTCGTGCTGCCGAGATCGCCCGTCAGACGAAGCTTGCGACCGTCGCGTTCGTCGGAGATGCCGCAGCAATCCGATCGGCGATTGACGTCCATGCACCGTCTCTCCGCGATATACAGATCTGGTCTGCGACCGAGTATCCCGCAACCGAGCAACTGATCGTATCGTATTACGAATCGCGCCGCAGCAAGATCTCGGACATCGAGACTGCGAAAAGCGAAGTGCTCGGCGACCCGCTCTTGTTCGCTGCCCTGCTGACGAACAGCGCTGTTGCCGACGGTGTCGTTGCCGGTTCGCTTTCGACAACGGCTTCCGTGATTCGCGCAGGGTTACGCGGCATCGGCCTCGCGCAAGGTGTCCGGTCGCTTTCGAGCATGTTCCTGCTGGATTTTCCGGCGATCGGCGGTCTGCGTGCGGAGCCGTGCACGCTCGCGTTTGCAGACTGCGCCGTCCTTCCGAATCCCGACGCGCATCAACTTGCTGACATCGCACTCTCGACCGCAAGTACTTATGCGGCGCTTACCGGTCAGGCTCCGCGTGTCGCAATGCTTTCGTTCTCGACAAAGGGTTCTGCCGAAAGCGATTCGACGAAGATCGTGCGGCTCGCCACCGAAATCGCCAAAGAGCGCGACCGTACACTCACCCTCGACGGCGAACTCCAATTCGATGCGGCCTTCGTTCCGGCTGTCGCGCAGCGTAAAGCGCCCGGAAGTCCGCTTGGGGGAGATGCGAACGTCTTCATCTTCCCGAATCTCGACGCAGGGAACCTCGGCTATAAAATCGCCGAACGACTCGGCGGTGCTCAGGCCATCGGTCCTATCCTGCAAGGTCTTGCAAAACCGATGAACGACCTCTCGCGCGGCGCGAGTGTAGACGATATCGTGACGATGATCGCGGTCACCGCGCTGCAGACAAGCTAA
- a CDS encoding peptidylprolyl isomerase, whose amino-acid sequence MTVTTRIVLIFALMFFAETLFAQGAKFNADEKKIIELADRRTGIDEIVKYLKSPNEHTASRAAIALANIGDSSARGALIARIEKETRPVVTDAFAFALGVLGANAKSHEALVDVASMRFSDEIAVALGRTVTKESVPALVNLFTTELQQKSPERARSVSLGLSQIGLRKLMTDEAIGLLHVLDGEADPATRWHAIYSLVRGGDSAMLARHLDVIKEYLSDVGSPECRMFAATALGNIHNTEVAQILLTAARSESEWRVQVNLLNAIARLPYYPSGLLDLAKKAVAESSNDTTVTMHAAIAALNAIDRMLIEGRVSSADSVTLIEWFATFNPSANNYEDKPLIVRATALVTAARFGTSCMALRDITDEYARHNRAVSTIISKAVGNYRDTAAMYVLLRRLFASEAVDVPYLLDGLHEQWQLALRDSGYWKLLDSFKYVPAYRHLVIRFADQTDMAAIVGTTMDMVADPRVVVDSFKTEASTYLLNYLSKFNDASHGEHISAVLGAVAALRPPGKEFIDAVRSVYTNAATKWGNAHIASLARAALDSLGATNIPTLKITIPHDSIDWKALEVAPDTLLVPTRFGFLFVKLLPYDAPLTCLNMLKLARTYLFVNNYFHRIVPNFVIQTGDPTGTGFGGPGYAIRTEISPTRYDEEGMVGMASDGKDTEGSQWFITHCPTPHLDTRYTIWGKVVRNLENIDKIQLDDQVENVIPYK is encoded by the coding sequence ATGACAGTTACAACTCGTATCGTTCTCATATTCGCTCTGATGTTCTTCGCCGAAACGCTCTTTGCGCAAGGTGCGAAGTTCAATGCTGACGAAAAGAAGATTATCGAGCTCGCCGATCGCCGTACGGGCATCGACGAGATCGTCAAGTATCTGAAATCTCCAAACGAACACACCGCCTCGCGCGCCGCGATCGCCCTCGCGAATATCGGTGATTCTTCCGCACGGGGCGCGCTCATCGCCCGCATCGAAAAGGAGACCCGACCAGTCGTCACCGATGCGTTCGCATTCGCGCTTGGTGTGCTTGGGGCCAATGCAAAGTCGCATGAGGCGCTCGTCGACGTAGCTTCGATGCGCTTCAGCGATGAGATTGCGGTGGCATTGGGTCGCACGGTGACAAAAGAATCCGTCCCGGCGCTCGTTAATTTGTTCACGACCGAACTGCAACAGAAATCACCCGAGCGTGCCCGTTCCGTCTCGCTTGGGCTTTCGCAGATCGGGTTACGGAAGCTCATGACCGACGAAGCGATCGGTCTTCTGCATGTGCTCGACGGCGAAGCGGATCCCGCTACGCGCTGGCATGCCATCTACTCGCTCGTCCGAGGTGGCGACTCGGCAATGCTTGCACGTCATCTTGATGTGATCAAAGAATATCTCAGTGATGTCGGGTCGCCGGAATGCCGCATGTTCGCCGCCACTGCCCTCGGGAATATTCATAATACTGAAGTTGCACAGATCCTGCTCACTGCGGCACGAAGCGAGAGCGAGTGGCGAGTACAGGTGAACCTACTGAATGCCATTGCCCGCCTCCCCTATTATCCGTCGGGGTTGCTCGATCTTGCGAAGAAAGCCGTTGCCGAATCGTCGAATGATACAACCGTGACAATGCATGCTGCGATCGCCGCTCTCAATGCAATCGATCGGATGCTCATCGAAGGAAGGGTATCTTCGGCCGATTCCGTCACGCTGATCGAGTGGTTCGCTACTTTCAATCCAAGTGCAAACAATTACGAGGACAAACCGCTGATCGTCCGCGCAACCGCGCTCGTGACCGCCGCTCGCTTCGGTACTTCGTGTATGGCCCTGCGGGACATCACCGACGAATACGCGCGCCATAACCGCGCTGTAAGCACGATCATCAGCAAGGCCGTCGGCAACTACCGAGACACAGCGGCCATGTATGTACTGCTTCGCCGGTTGTTCGCAAGCGAAGCCGTCGATGTTCCCTACTTGCTCGATGGCCTCCATGAACAGTGGCAGTTGGCACTACGCGACAGCGGATACTGGAAACTTCTCGACAGCTTTAAGTATGTGCCGGCCTACCGGCATCTCGTCATCCGTTTTGCCGACCAAACAGATATGGCCGCCATCGTCGGGACAACGATGGATATGGTGGCCGACCCTCGTGTCGTCGTGGATTCGTTCAAAACGGAAGCGAGTACATATCTATTGAATTACCTCTCGAAATTCAACGATGCCAGTCATGGTGAGCACATCTCGGCAGTGTTAGGAGCCGTTGCTGCGTTGCGGCCACCGGGTAAGGAGTTCATCGATGCAGTTCGCTCGGTCTATACTAATGCGGCGACAAAGTGGGGTAATGCTCACATCGCGTCACTCGCACGCGCGGCACTCGACTCGCTCGGAGCAACGAACATTCCAACGCTCAAGATAACGATCCCGCACGACTCCATCGACTGGAAAGCTCTCGAAGTAGCCCCGGACACATTACTCGTGCCGACGCGGTTCGGCTTCCTGTTCGTGAAGCTTCTACCGTACGACGCGCCACTGACATGCCTCAACATGCTCAAACTTGCACGTACATATCTGTTCGTCAATAACTACTTCCACCGCATCGTACCGAACTTCGTCATTCAGACCGGTGACCCAACCGGAACCGGCTTCGGCGGACCAGGCTATGCGATCCGCACCGAGATCTCGCCGACTCGCTACGATGAGGAAGGGATGGTCGGCATGGCGTCAGACGGAAAAGACACCGAGGGCTCGCAGTGGTTCATTACGCACTGCCCGACACCGCATCTCGATACGCGATACACGATCTGGGGAAAGGTCGTCCGGAATCTTGAAAATATCGACAAGATCCAACTCGACGATCAGGTCGAGAACGTTATTCCCTATAAGTAA
- a CDS encoding ATP-grasp domain-containing protein codes for MRVALLANIKPQGLDLWNRTADGGVDDTYAEWDTFETVDAVRAALASHPDVECEIVEAVPEIALPRLMVRAYDIVFNIAEGLHGADREAQFPAVLEMLRIPYTGSGPWTLATALDKYRTKEILAQGGVPCGRFAVTTDRAASLANLLPGLEYPVVVKPTSEGSSKGVKNSSFVNTDTELRREIARIIAEYGQHAIVEEFLPGREFTVAVIGNGREARVLPIVEIKLGELPPEANGIYSYEAKWVYDTAEHPLDIFSCPAETTPELTKEISDVVLAAYNTLGCRDWSRLDVRLDRHGHPNIIEVNPLPGILPNPEDNSCFPKAARTAGMSYNETMLAVLRAGCTRYGIELSVTPKGS; via the coding sequence ATGCGCGTCGCGTTACTCGCAAATATCAAACCGCAAGGGCTCGACCTCTGGAATCGTACCGCCGACGGCGGAGTAGACGATACCTACGCCGAGTGGGATACCTTCGAGACCGTCGATGCCGTTCGCGCAGCGCTGGCAAGCCATCCGGATGTCGAGTGTGAGATCGTCGAGGCAGTGCCCGAGATCGCGTTGCCACGCCTGATGGTCCGGGCATACGATATCGTCTTTAATATTGCCGAAGGGTTGCATGGCGCCGACCGCGAAGCACAATTCCCGGCAGTGCTCGAGATGCTTCGCATTCCGTATACCGGCTCCGGTCCGTGGACGCTTGCCACGGCGCTCGATAAGTACCGCACCAAGGAGATCCTTGCGCAGGGCGGTGTGCCATGCGGACGATTCGCCGTAACGACCGACCGGGCGGCGTCGCTTGCGAATTTGCTCCCGGGGTTAGAGTATCCGGTGGTCGTAAAGCCGACATCGGAAGGTTCGTCAAAGGGAGTGAAGAATTCGTCGTTCGTCAATACCGACACTGAACTTCGCCGCGAGATCGCCCGCATCATCGCAGAATATGGCCAGCATGCGATCGTAGAAGAATTTCTTCCCGGCCGCGAGTTCACGGTTGCCGTAATCGGCAACGGACGGGAAGCGCGGGTGCTGCCGATCGTTGAGATTAAGCTCGGCGAACTTCCGCCCGAGGCGAATGGCATTTATTCGTACGAGGCGAAATGGGTGTACGATACGGCCGAGCATCCGCTCGACATCTTTTCCTGCCCGGCAGAGACGACGCCAGAACTCACGAAGGAGATATCGGATGTCGTGCTGGCGGCCTACAATACGCTCGGCTGCCGTGACTGGTCGCGGCTCGACGTTCGTCTTGACCGTCACGGGCATCCGAATATTATTGAAGTCAACCCGCTTCCCGGCATTCTACCCAACCCGGAGGATAACTCCTGCTTCCCGAAGGCCGCGCGTACTGCAGGAATGAGTTATAACGAGACGATGCTCGCGGTACTGCGGGCAGGATGTACACGTTACGGTATTGAACTTTCCGTTACCCCGAAAGGCTCTTAG
- a CDS encoding D-alanine--D-alanine ligase has protein sequence MRFALIYNEPKHTEPEQHWLSKSGTQLSEDFRDASEFGVLEEIEGIAAALREGGHTVTIFSVDDDVERLVSFLENERPEAIFNLCESVLGRADLEMCIAGVYDLFGIPYTGAGTMALGIALNKAVSKAIFEANGIPTPRFRAFEPGELPADDNVLTFPLIVKPLREDASIGIDNNSIVNDHPSLRERVGFVHREFVQPALVEEYIDGRELNVAVLADEHGVFKALPISEITFDALPPGNPRIVSYEAKWVEESPLYKTTIPQCPANVSDDVATRARLIALKAAQAVGLRDYGRIDMRLRDDGALFVLEANPNPDISLDAGFMRACQTSGLTHTDAINRIASQAVARFAASRRL, from the coding sequence ATGCGATTCGCCCTTATTTATAATGAGCCGAAGCACACCGAGCCCGAGCAACACTGGCTCTCGAAGTCGGGCACGCAGCTTTCGGAGGATTTCCGCGATGCATCCGAGTTTGGCGTGCTCGAAGAGATCGAGGGGATCGCAGCCGCGCTTCGCGAAGGCGGTCACACGGTGACGATCTTCTCCGTGGATGACGACGTCGAGCGGCTTGTGTCATTCCTCGAGAACGAACGGCCGGAGGCGATCTTCAATTTGTGCGAATCGGTACTCGGTCGTGCCGATCTGGAGATGTGCATTGCGGGTGTCTATGATCTGTTCGGCATTCCGTATACCGGCGCCGGTACGATGGCGCTTGGCATCGCGCTCAACAAAGCAGTATCGAAAGCGATCTTCGAAGCCAACGGCATCCCGACGCCGAGATTCCGGGCCTTTGAACCCGGAGAATTGCCCGCCGATGACAATGTCCTTACCTTCCCGCTGATCGTAAAGCCGTTGCGCGAAGATGCGAGCATCGGCATCGATAATAACTCGATCGTGAACGATCATCCGTCGCTTCGCGAGCGTGTCGGATTCGTTCATCGTGAGTTCGTGCAGCCCGCACTCGTCGAAGAATATATCGACGGACGAGAGTTGAATGTCGCTGTGCTTGCCGACGAGCACGGTGTGTTCAAGGCGCTTCCGATCTCCGAGATCACCTTCGACGCACTCCCGCCCGGCAACCCGCGCATCGTGAGTTACGAAGCGAAGTGGGTCGAAGAGTCGCCATTGTATAAAACAACGATCCCGCAATGTCCGGCAAATGTGAGCGACGATGTCGCGACACGCGCACGCTTGATCGCCCTGAAGGCCGCGCAGGCCGTGGGGTTGCGCGACTATGGCCGCATCGACATGCGCTTACGCGATGACGGAGCGCTCTTCGTGCTCGAAGCGAATCCGAACCCGGACATCTCACTCGACGCAGGGTTCATGCGCGCATGTCAGACAAGCGGACTCACGCACACGGATGCGATCAATCGAATCGCATCGCAGGCCGTCGCACGCTTCGCCGCTTCGAGGAGGTTATGA
- a CDS encoding GNAT family N-acetyltransferase, with protein sequence MIRPATTHDRSAVTEIVKATGNFSDDEIAIANELIDIFLTQPEQRDYFAYVFDENGRAAGFLIVGPTPATTGTYDMYWIAVHPDFHGRGIAQALDRFAEDFVKERGGYWLIAETSGQPSYERTRGFYQKQGYRTISRIADYYKPGDDLIVFGKRLDGGKYER encoded by the coding sequence ATGATCCGACCAGCCACTACTCACGATCGAAGCGCAGTGACCGAGATCGTGAAGGCGACCGGAAATTTCAGCGATGACGAGATCGCGATCGCAAACGAGCTCATTGATATCTTTCTGACGCAACCCGAGCAGCGCGATTACTTCGCGTACGTCTTCGATGAGAACGGCCGAGCGGCCGGTTTCCTGATCGTCGGACCGACGCCAGCGACGACCGGTACGTACGATATGTACTGGATTGCCGTGCATCCGGACTTCCACGGACGAGGCATCGCTCAGGCGCTCGATCGGTTTGCGGAAGATTTCGTGAAAGAACGTGGCGGCTATTGGCTCATTGCCGAAACAAGCGGCCAACCGTCGTACGAACGAACCCGGGGCTTTTATCAGAAGCAAGGATACCGGACGATCTCACGAATTGCAGATTATTATAAACCTGGGGACGACCTCATCGTCTTTGGGAAGCGGCTCGACGGAGGAAAATACGAGCGATGA